From Pantoea vagans:
TCATTGCGCAGCCAGCGGGTGATATTCTGCGCCACCTGCGGCAACAGCAGCTGCTTCAGCGCTTTGTCGTAGAGTGCACGCGTCGCATCGCTGACCTCGGTGCCACGATAAAGGCCCATACGACGCGTCAGCGGCGGCGATTCCAGCGAGAAGTCGGCGCTTTCCGGCAGGTGCAACAGGGTGTTGAGATAAGGCACCAGCGCAAAGAGATCGCCGTTGACCTGCTTCTGAAGCTGGTCGCCCAGCTGCTCCACCTGCGGCGCTTTAGCGGCCATCTCCTGCAGATAGGCTTTGTTCTTGCTGTAACTGGTGAGCCACAGACCGCCCGCGACCAGTAGCAGCAACAGCAGCGCCAGATAGCCTGACCAGAGTCCGGCGCGATTGCGCAGCTCCCACCAGCGGTTACTGCCCGCCAGACCCGACTCCTGGAAAACCACGTTTTCCAGCACCCCTTTGAGGAAGAAACTCTGCCCTTTGTTCTGCGGAATGGGAGCGTCTTTATCGACCTGATCCCAGCTGCCCGATTCGCCCGCCTGCTGGCCTGGCAGATTCAGGGCGCGGTTCAGCTCGCCCATTACCCGATCAAACGGCAGACCTTCCTGGGTGCCGCTGGCAAAGTAGATGCCGCGTGGCGCGAACTGGGTTTCAAAATCGGAGCGGGCAAACAGCGTGTCGAGTGCGTCGGCCAGCAACGGACGCAGTGCAGCGAACTCCTGCGGGAAGAGATAGCTTTCGGCACGCGCCTGCGCGTCGCTCTCCGTCAGCAGCCGATCGGCCAGTCCGGCATCGAGCCGCTGTTGCAGCAGTGAATACTCCTGCTGGAACTGGCTGTTCAGCTCGAAATCGGCGGCGGATGCCTTCGCCCATGGAAAGGTGAATCCCCAGATCTGTTCGCGCTGCGCTTTATCCAGCGAGGCGAAGTAGCTGCGGAACCCTTTGAGCAGGTCCGCTTTGGTGACCAGCACATAGACCGGGAAACGGATGCCGAGACGATCGTGCAACTCCATCAGACGCTGACGCAGCGCCAGCGCCTGGTTGCGCAGTGCCTCGGGCGACTGACTCAGCAGATCGGAGACGCTCAGGGTGACGATGACGCCGTTGATCGGCTGACGTCCGCGATATTTACGCAGCAGGTCGAGGAAATGGTGCCATTCGCTGGCATCGCGATCCTGCTGACTCTCCTGGGTACTGTAGCGCCCGGCGGTATCGAGCAGCACGGCGTCATTCGTAAACCACCAGTCGCAGTTGCGGGTGCCGCCAATGCCGCGCAGGGCCGACTTGCCAAACTTATCCGCCAGCGGGAACTGCAGGCCGGAGTTGACCAGCGCGGTGGTTTTACCGGCACCGGGTGCGCCGATGATCATGTACCACGGCAGCTGATAGAGATACTGCCGACCAAAACGCTGCGCCCAGAACGGCGTGCCTTTGCTGCTGTGGCGCTGGAAGTGCGCCTTTCTCAGCATTTCAGTAGCTTCGGAGAAACGCCCCGCCAGCACCTGCTCTTCACTGGTCAGACGCTGACGATCGGCTTCCGGCGCATCGCTTTTGCCGGTTTCCAGACTCGACATCAGCTTGCGGTTAAGCCAGTAGTTGTAGAGCCGCGGGATCGCCTGCCCCAGTCCCCAGACCAGATAGAGCAGCGCGATGCTGATCATGCGGTTCTGCTCTGGCTCAAGCGGCCGCGAATCAACGATAGAGAAGACCGGGCCAATCACCCAGATGATAAAAGAGAGCGCGGTGATGCCGACAAAGCCCCACGCAAGGCGGCTGGTCAGTACCGCAAACAGAATATTCAGCATGGATCAGTTCCCTCTCGCCAGGCCGTTGAGTTCGGCATGCGTCGCATCCGGCGCCACCAGCAGTGTGATTTCAACACGACGGTTACGCGCGCGATTTTCTGCGCTGGTGTTCGGCACCAGCGGATTGCTTTCGCCGCGCCCTTCCGCTTTCACCCGCGACGGCTGCGCCAGCTGCTGTTGCAGCAGGGTCTGCACCGAACGGGCGCGCGCCAGCGACAGCTCAAAGTTAGAGGCGAAGCGCGCGCTGCGGATCGGCACGTTATCGCTGTAGCCAATCACCTGAATCTGGCCGCTGACGTTGTTCATGGCCGCCGCGATGCGCCGGATCACGTCAATGTAGCCGCCGCGCACCTCGGTCGCCGCCGAAGCAAACAGCCCATCCCCTTTCAGCGTCACCACGCTGCGGTCCGCTTCATCACGCACCGCCACCAGCCCGGCATCAATTTCCGGCTTCAGGAAGGCGCGCAGATTCAGCGTGGCAGGCGGAGGCGGCGCCGGGTTGCCGATCTTCACTTCCGGCAGCGCCGTCTGATAGATGCGGGCCAGCACCGGCGAGGTGTAATCACCCAGACGCCAGTTGAGCACGATGTAAAACAGACAGGCGGCCAGCCCGGCCACGGCCGCACAGGCCCACAGCGGGATCATCGGCCGCCACAGCTTGCGCAGCACCGGCTGATCGGTGGGATGCGGTGACAGCGCCGCGGCGTAACTGCCGCGTACGCTTTTGATCATCTGCAGCAGGCGCTGTTTGATGGTCTCCAGCTGCGAGCGGCCATTGTCCAGCACCCGGTAGCGTCCTTCGAACCCCAGCAGCAGGCAGAAGTAAATCAGCTCCAGCATCAGAATGTGACGTCTCGGGTTCTGCGACAGCTTCGCCAGCAGCTGGAAAAACTTCTCGCCGCCCCAGGTTTCGTTGTGAAAGGTGACCAGCAGACCGTTGCTGGTCCAGACGCCGCGACTGCCCCACGGTGTCAGCGCCGCTGCCTCATCCAGCGCGGTACAGAGACAGTAGCGCGCGCCGATGATCACTTCGTAGCCGAGGCCCGACTGCTGGCAGCTCAGCTCAAAGCGGCGGATCTGGTCGATTAGCTGCTGACGCAGTTGCGCCGGGTCTTCATGCGACACCGAATGGCGGATCTGTGGAATCGCGTTAATCAGGGGGTTGGCCGCCGCAACCAGCACATTCTGGTGGCTGGCATCCGGCGCAAGATCGCTGTGTGAATGTTGTTGTTCCTGCATCATGCTGCGTGCTCAGTTTATTATTCTGACTGACTGCGGATGGCCCAGAACTCCATGTTCAGGCCCGGAAACTCACCGGCAAGATGCAGCGCAAAAGCGCCCGAGCGCTCCATCTCTTTCCATAGCTCGCTGTTCTTATCCAGTTCGAAATAGCTGTATCCGGCATGCCACGGGATCTGCGGCGGCGCGCCGGGCATCGCCCGAAGTGCCAGACCCGGCAACTGCAGCTGCACCAGATCGCGGATTTTGCTGACCGGCGCGACTTTCATCTGGGCCGGGAAATGGGTTTTCAGGGTGTCGGCCGGCACGCTGGCTTTCACCGCCAGCACAAAGCCGAACTCATGCACCATGCTGCTCTCCGGCACGGTAGCGACGTTAAGGCCGTGCGAACGCTGCGTCAGCGGCAGCTGAATGGCGCTCTCCTCCATCACCTGCGACAGACCCTGACGCAGCAGCAGCGACAGACAGCTGAAGCAGTTATGCAGGTCATCATGATCGTAGAGCGGCAGTCCTTCCGGTGCGCGCGCGGGCGTCCAGGTACTCAGCTCTGCGGCCAGTTGCAGCCAGTGGCTGTAGAGGGTTTCAGGATGCAGCAGCGGCAGATGTTGCAGATGGCTGTGCAGGCCAAGCTGACGATTGAGCAGCGCCAGCAGCATAAAATCGACCATATCGGCGCTGTTGAAACGGCCGGTGCCGGGTGCACGCTGACTCAGCTGCTGGCTGCGCTGCTGGATCAGCCCGTGCAGGTCGTTAAACATGTTTTGCAGCGGACGGCTGCTGTTCAGAGTCAGCATCGGCGGGATGTAGTCGCTGTCGAGCCGGATATGGTTGTCGCTGCGTTTTTCAATCACCTGCGCAACGCCCATCGCGGTCCACTCGGCGGTCAGATCCTGCTCCAGCATCAGCCGCAGGCGCAGCTTGCCGAACTGTACCGTCGCGCTGCCCACGGCCTGTGCGTTGTCATCTTCCACTTCCGCTTCCCAGGCCAGATAGCGCGCCAGAGAATCCTGCGACTCCTGGAAGGCGACGGCTTCGCGGCCATTGCGACGGGTCGGTATCGCCAGCACCACTTTGCTGCGGTCAACAGAGGCCGGCAGATCAAGCGGTGCCGGGCCATGCTGTGGCTGACTGAAGGCGAAAAACGTGCCATCTGGCAGACAGCCGCTGGCCGCACTCAGCGCCAGTTTGCCCTGACGCAGCAGCGCTTCATCAAACTCCAGATCGTAAAAGCCCCAGGTGTAGACGCGCTGTGACTGACCCCATTCACGCAGGGTGCTGAGAAGATAATTTTCTGACTGCTGGAAATGGTGAGGACGCAGAAACATCCCCTCGGTCCAGACGACCTTTTCGGCTCTGTTCATCGGCATCACTGTTTTTCCACGCGAAGGCCATTAATTCCCGCCACGATGCGCGCATTCAGCTCGCTATCGTCACGTTTCCAGAATGCCCAGAATGAGGGCGACTCCCCTTCGGGAACCGGCAGCGACAGTCGCCACACCTTGCCATCCAGCGCCTGATATTCCGCCATGATGCCGATGAAGCGCGCCTCAGGCAGGCTCTTAATCCGCAGCGTTTTGCTGCGCTGCTCTGGCGTCAGGAAGAATTGCTGGGTGTTAAGCTGCGCACTGCCCAGCACCGTTGCGGACTGGTTTTGCAGGGAGAAGAAGTCTGCTGACATGAACTCCGCATCGGAACTCAGTAACACCACACGAACCTTCAGCGGTGCACCGCCGTTAAGCTGATTCTGCCCCTGAACGTCCAGGTTGTAGTAAGCCACCGGCGGCGTACTGCTGCTGCTGCAGGCCGTCAGCAGCCACATCAGCAGCACGATCAGCCCACCGCGCAGTTGTGTTGTTCTCATCATCCAGCCCTCCCTGCTCAGTGCGATTAGTTAATGATCCAGGTTCCGTTGGTGCTGTTCTGACAGGCGGTGCTGTCACCGTTAACCGCGACGCAGGTTTTCTTCTTGCTGCTACTGCTGCGCACGCGGCGTTTCGGCTGATCGGCTTTGACGGTCTGATCGTAGAGTGCGCTTTTCACCACGGCGCGGAATGGCACATAGCCTGTCAGCTGGACGGTTGACTGCGGCGCGGCAGACTGAGGCGCATCTTTGACACTGGCGGTAGCATTGTCTGGTTGAGGCTCTGCTGCCTGAGCCGGTTCACCCAGCGCCAGCCAGTTATTCTCGACCTGACCAATCACGGTGTAGCTTTCGCCGGTTTTCAGCGTCTCTACCACCTTGCCGCCGTAGCCTGGCTGGCTCATCACCGAGCCAGGATAGAGCGCGCGATAGGTTTCATTGACCGGGCTGAACTGCGCTGGCGGTTTTACGGCATAACGGTGACTGATCGCCACACCGTCCACCGTGCTGGTGACCAGGGTGTCATCGGTCATTTTTGGCGGGGTTTTACAACCGGCGACTGAAAAAACAAACATCAGGCCTAACGCAACGCGGAGCTTCACCATTTTTTTCATGTTGTGTTCCATTCATACCTTGGAGAGTGGCCAGAGGCCGGGTGTCAGTAATGAAAATCGGAGATGTCATCTGCACAGGAAGCCACTTAGTGCCAGATTAAAAAATAATCCTTAAACAAAAAGCGCCTAAGCGTCTTGCTGCGAAAAGTTAACCGATCAGCAAAAGTTAAGTATAAAAAAGCAACATCGGGGACGTAAACGGGAAAAGGGAGGAATCTGACCTGGCAAACAACGATCAGAAACATGATCAATTTTTTCCCGGCAAATTTAAGAAGGTGGGGTAAACCCAAGCTTTCCTTATGCCATCCCTGGTCGAAAAACCGTCGGATTGAATTAAGCCGATAACAGTGAGTCAATTATCCGGCAGTAAGAAATGACACATTACGTCCGAATAATTTTCATTATATTGGTTTATTTTCAACACTTTATAACTTTAGCGAAATTTCATAGCTACCGCACGAGTCAGGTAGATCCTGCCCGTGGGTCTGAAATTACAATCCATGTGTAAATATTAGCTGCGAGTTTACAGAAGATTGACAAAATTTCAACGGCCCACTTTCAGAAGAATTTACTTAAGTAAGGTTTAACTAATTAAGTTAATACAAATAGGTGTTACTTTTTAGCATGCGGTTAGGACTAATCTTAACAACATACGAAAATATGAAGTTTTTTTACACATAAATAAGTTTGTTCTGAGAATGGCATTAAAAGCACTCATGTTTTGAATGGTTCTGATTTAAGCCAAATCAAAAGACGTTCATATCGTGCAGGCAGCCATACTCAGCGCTTTGCGTCAGTCAGTAGCGCGATAAATGCCTGATTATCAGATGGTTAAGCAGCCATGAGCCTGGCGTGGCGCAGACCGGGAAGGGATAGCGATTAAGACGCAATAAGCGAAGCGTGAACCCTGTCAGGCCCGCTTTAAGAACAGACTGATTAATTGCGCTTTACCGGCTCGCTTAGTCAGCAGCTCACAGCTCCGACAGAGCATAAAAAAACCACGCCGTAGCGTGGTTTAGCGAGAAAACGTGCCGCATTAAGCCGGCACGACTGAGACCATCAGAAAAAGCCCAGCGGTTCGATACTGTAGCTGACCAGCAGGTTTTTCGTCTGCTGATAGTGATCGAGCATCATTTTGTGAGTTTCACGCCCGATGCCCGACTTCTTGTAGCCGCCAAAGGCAGCGTGCGCCGGATAGAGGTGATAACAGTTTGTCCAGACGCGCCCCGCTTTGATCGCCCTGCCCACCCGATAGGCACGGTTGATATCGCGGGTCCAGACGCCGGCACCCAGGCCATAAATCGAGTCGTTGGCGATGCTGATCGCTTCCGCCTCATCTTTAAAGGTGGTGATGCCGATCACCGGGCCAAAGATCTCCTCCTGGAACACCCGCATGCTGTTGTTACCTTTTAGCAGGGTTGGCTGGATGTAGTAACCGCTGTTGAGTGAGTCATCCAGCTTCTCTACGCCACCGCCTACCAGCACTTCTGCGCCCTCCTGCCGTGCTACCTCAAGATAAGAGAGGATTTTGTCGAACTGCTGCTGCGACGCCTGCGCGCCTACCATGGTATCGGTATCCAGCGGGTCACCGCGTTTGATGGTTTTCACCCGCTTCATCACCGCCGCCATAAACGGCTCGTAGATCGACTCCTGCACCAGCGCACGCGATGGACAGGTACAGACTTCACCCTGATTCAGGAAGCCCAGTACCACGCCTTCGGCCGCTTTCTCAATAAAGCTCTCCTCCGCCTGCATGATGTCTTCAAAGAAGATGTTCGGTGACTTGCCACCCAGTTCGACCGTCGAGGGGATCAGACTTTTGGCGGCCAGCTCCAGAATGTGCCCGCCGGTAGCGGTAGAGCCGGTAAAGGCGACCTTGGCGATACCGGAGTGGGACGCCAGCGCTTCACCCGCCTCTTTACCAAAGCCGTGCACCACATTCAGCACGCCCGGCGGCAGCAAATCTTTAATCAGATCGACAAAGATAGTGATCGACAGCGGCGTCTGTTCAGCCGGTTTCAGCACCACACAGTTCCCTGCGCCCAGCGCCGGAGCCAGTTTCCAGGCCGCCATCAACAGCGGGAAGTTCCACGGAATAATCTGCGCCACCACGCCCAGCGGCTCGTGGAAATGGTAGGCAGCAGTGAACTCATCAATCTCTGCCGCGCTGCCCTCCTGCGCCCGGACGCAACCGGCAAAGTAGCGGAAGTGATCGACCGCCAGCGGCATATCGGCCGCCAGCGTTTCGCGCACTGGTTTACCGTTATCCCAGGTTTCATAGACCGCCATGGTCTCCAGATGCTGTTCCAGCCGATCGGCAATTTTCAGTAGCAGCAGCGCGCGTTGTTGCGGTGAGGTCTTACCCCAGGCGTCCGCTGCCGCTGCCGCGGCGGCCACCGCGTTATCCACATCGGCCGCGTCTGAGCGCGGGAACTCACCGGCCGCAGAGCCGTTTACCGGCGAGGTGTTAGTAAAGTAGTTACCCTTCACCGGCGCGACGAATTCACCATTAATGAAGTTGCCATAATTCTTCTGTAGCGTAATCAGAGAACCCTGTTCTCCGGGGGCAGCGTAACGCATGATCATTCTCCTGACAGGTGACTGACGTAACAATGATAAAACTTATTATTAACATGAAGGATCATTGTGAGCATGTCAGGTCTGTTAACCGGAAACTGTGACCGCCCCGAAGGAATAGGTGTTTACGCTGCGCTTAGAGAAAATTCCGACTTTTTCCCGAAAGCGTAGTCAGCGAGAAACTTGTGCGGCACAAAGGGGGTCAACCTGAGGATGAATTCATTCCGGAGATAAGCATGCTGGCTTCAGCTTTTACCCAGATGCGCGCTAAAGCCAATTTCGTGCATCAGTTTATACGCAATCCGCGCAAGATGGGCAGCATTACCCCCTCGTCAGAGGCGTTGTGCCGGACGATGATTACGTCAGTGAAATGGCCTGAAGTGTCGCGCATAGCGGAACTTGGCGCGGGTGATGGCGTACTGACCCGGCAGATACTGGCACAGATGGCACCCGACGCCACGCTGGACGCCTTTGAAATCTGCACTACGCTGGCAGACAAGCTAACCGCACTGGAGGACCCGCGCATGACCGTGCGTACCTGCTCTGCGGAGTATCTGAACGGCAACTATGACGTGATCTTCTCCGGCCTGCCGCTGCTCTCATTACCGCCCGAACTGCGTGAAGCCATTCTCCGAGCGGTCTATAACGCCCTTGGCCCGGACGGTGTTTTTGT
This genomic window contains:
- a CDS encoding DotU family type VI secretion system protein, with translation MMQEQQHSHSDLAPDASHQNVLVAAANPLINAIPQIRHSVSHEDPAQLRQQLIDQIRRFELSCQQSGLGYEVIIGARYCLCTALDEAAALTPWGSRGVWTSNGLLVTFHNETWGGEKFFQLLAKLSQNPRRHILMLELIYFCLLLGFEGRYRVLDNGRSQLETIKQRLLQMIKSVRGSYAAALSPHPTDQPVLRKLWRPMIPLWACAAVAGLAACLFYIVLNWRLGDYTSPVLARIYQTALPEVKIGNPAPPPPATLNLRAFLKPEIDAGLVAVRDEADRSVVTLKGDGLFASAATEVRGGYIDVIRRIAAAMNNVSGQIQVIGYSDNVPIRSARFASNFELSLARARSVQTLLQQQLAQPSRVKAEGRGESNPLVPNTSAENRARNRRVEITLLVAPDATHAELNGLARGN
- the tssK gene encoding type VI secretion system baseplate subunit TssK gives rise to the protein MNRAEKVVWTEGMFLRPHHFQQSENYLLSTLREWGQSQRVYTWGFYDLEFDEALLRQGKLALSAASGCLPDGTFFAFSQPQHGPAPLDLPASVDRSKVVLAIPTRRNGREAVAFQESQDSLARYLAWEAEVEDDNAQAVGSATVQFGKLRLRLMLEQDLTAEWTAMGVAQVIEKRSDNHIRLDSDYIPPMLTLNSSRPLQNMFNDLHGLIQQRSQQLSQRAPGTGRFNSADMVDFMLLALLNRQLGLHSHLQHLPLLHPETLYSHWLQLAAELSTWTPARAPEGLPLYDHDDLHNCFSCLSLLLRQGLSQVMEESAIQLPLTQRSHGLNVATVPESSMVHEFGFVLAVKASVPADTLKTHFPAQMKVAPVSKIRDLVQLQLPGLALRAMPGAPPQIPWHAGYSYFELDKNSELWKEMERSGAFALHLAGEFPGLNMEFWAIRSQSE
- the tssJ gene encoding type VI secretion system lipoprotein TssJ — its product is MMRTTQLRGGLIVLLMWLLTACSSSSTPPVAYYNLDVQGQNQLNGGAPLKVRVVLLSSDAEFMSADFFSLQNQSATVLGSAQLNTQQFFLTPEQRSKTLRIKSLPEARFIGIMAEYQALDGKVWRLSLPVPEGESPSFWAFWKRDDSELNARIVAGINGLRVEKQ
- a CDS encoding SH3 domain-containing protein, coding for MEHNMKKMVKLRVALGLMFVFSVAGCKTPPKMTDDTLVTSTVDGVAISHRYAVKPPAQFSPVNETYRALYPGSVMSQPGYGGKVVETLKTGESYTVIGQVENNWLALGEPAQAAEPQPDNATASVKDAPQSAAPQSTVQLTGYVPFRAVVKSALYDQTVKADQPKRRVRSSSSKKKTCVAVNGDSTACQNSTNGTWIIN
- a CDS encoding aldehyde dehydrogenase family protein; this encodes MRYAAPGEQGSLITLQKNYGNFINGEFVAPVKGNYFTNTSPVNGSAAGEFPRSDAADVDNAVAAAAAAADAWGKTSPQQRALLLLKIADRLEQHLETMAVYETWDNGKPVRETLAADMPLAVDHFRYFAGCVRAQEGSAAEIDEFTAAYHFHEPLGVVAQIIPWNFPLLMAAWKLAPALGAGNCVVLKPAEQTPLSITIFVDLIKDLLPPGVLNVVHGFGKEAGEALASHSGIAKVAFTGSTATGGHILELAAKSLIPSTVELGGKSPNIFFEDIMQAEESFIEKAAEGVVLGFLNQGEVCTCPSRALVQESIYEPFMAAVMKRVKTIKRGDPLDTDTMVGAQASQQQFDKILSYLEVARQEGAEVLVGGGVEKLDDSLNSGYYIQPTLLKGNNSMRVFQEEIFGPVIGITTFKDEAEAISIANDSIYGLGAGVWTRDINRAYRVGRAIKAGRVWTNCYHLYPAHAAFGGYKKSGIGRETHKMMLDHYQQTKNLLVSYSIEPLGFF
- a CDS encoding class I SAM-dependent methyltransferase; this encodes MLASAFTQMRAKANFVHQFIRNPRKMGSITPSSEALCRTMITSVKWPEVSRIAELGAGDGVLTRQILAQMAPDATLDAFEICTTLADKLTALEDPRMTVRTCSAEYLNGNYDVIFSGLPLLSLPPELREAILRAVYNALGPDGVFVQFQYTSLTQPDLSRYFTWERQRVLKNVPPAWVYRCTRHYAP